In Gammaproteobacteria bacterium, the following are encoded in one genomic region:
- a CDS encoding SDR family oxidoreductase produces MELIGKTVVVTGGARGLGRAYCESLAEQGANVVAGDIRDTGDTIESVKSAGGHAIGVHLDVTDASSCNDMATAAIEAYGRIDSLVNNAALYGDISGGRFDQITESQWNNVMDVNIKGIWNCCRACVPSIKEAGGGTIINISSLAATYGMPYALDYAMSKAAVIGMTRSLARELGRDWIRVNSVAPTAVLTEGTEEYMGEKREKALSVIASNQALQVNLEPKDLVGTISFLISDASKFITGQTIMVDGGTTLL; encoded by the coding sequence ATGGAACTGATTGGAAAGACTGTCGTTGTCACCGGAGGCGCACGGGGTCTAGGTCGCGCCTATTGTGAGTCCTTGGCCGAACAGGGAGCCAACGTTGTCGCAGGCGACATTCGTGACACTGGCGATACCATCGAATCAGTGAAATCAGCAGGTGGCCACGCGATAGGTGTACATCTGGACGTGACTGATGCTTCCAGTTGCAATGATATGGCCACTGCTGCAATCGAAGCTTATGGCCGGATTGATTCTCTGGTAAACAATGCTGCCCTGTACGGTGATATCTCAGGCGGGCGCTTCGATCAAATTACCGAATCCCAGTGGAACAACGTGATGGACGTAAATATCAAAGGTATATGGAACTGTTGCCGAGCCTGTGTGCCTTCAATTAAAGAGGCGGGTGGTGGGACAATTATTAATATTTCATCGCTCGCGGCCACCTATGGCATGCCCTATGCTTTGGACTATGCAATGTCCAAAGCTGCCGTGATCGGCATGACCCGTAGCCTGGCTCGGGAACTTGGCCGAGACTGGATCCGGGTTAATTCAGTGGCCCCGACTGCGGTTCTCACCGAAGGCACCGAAGAGTACATGGGTGAAAAAAGAGAAAAAGCATTGTCAGTGATCGCTTCAAACCAGGCATTGCAAGTTAACCTGGAACCCAAGGACTTGGTCGGCACCATCTCTTTTCTGATCTCCGACGCCTCAAAGTTCATCACTGGTCAAACGATCATGGTCGATGGAGGTACGACACTGTTATAA